A window of Pedococcus badiiscoriae genomic DNA:
CCCAGAGGCCACGGCCGCCTTGGCGTTGCGGTAGCCGTCGTCGAAGCGGCGTTGGAACCCGACGTGCACAGGGGTGTCCGAGTCGGCGACGAGGCGGGCCAGGTCGAGGGTCTCTTCGAGGCTGGCCGCGACCGGCTTCTCGCAGAACGTCGGGATGCCGCCCTCGATGCCGTGGCGCAGGAGGGGAGCGTGCCCGGGGGTCGCAGTCGCGATGACCAGGCCGTCGATTCCCGCGCCGAGCAGCTCGTCGATGTCGGCGGCACAGGCGAGGCCAAGCTCCCCGGCGACCCGTCGGGCGGCCTGCCCGTCGACATCGACGAGGATGACCTCGTCGACCGCGTCGAGGCTCTTGAGTGTCGAGGCGTGAAAAGCCCCGATCCGTCCTGTACCTGCTAGTCCGATGCGCATCAGCGGAGCTCTTCCCGTCCGGTGTCGAAGCCTATCGCCGTTGCCAAGAACCGGGGCATGTGGCACGCGGCGGGTGCAGAGCCAGCGTGCCCATAGGAGGGTGCCACGTCAACACTTTGTCAGGACATTCTCACGTGAGAAATGCAGTGTCCCCGCTACAGTGGTCTAGTGGCCAAACAGGTGGGCGTGATGATCGATCGAACGTCACCCGTGCCTCTCTACCATCAGCTCGCCGAGCAGCTCGGCGAGGCGATCAACAGCGGCGAACTGCAGCCCGGCGACCCCTTCGAGAACGAGGTGGCCATCGTGGCGCGCCTCAACCTCTCGCGACCCACGGTGCGCAGGGCGATCCAGGAGCTTGTCGACCAGGGTCTCCTGCTTCGTCGACGTGGTCTGGGCACCACCGTCGCGGCGCGCAAGGTGCATCGTCGGGCCGAGCTCACCAGCCTCTGGGATGACCTCGCCCGCGCCGGGACACGGCCCACGACGAAGGTGCTGAGCCATGAGCTGGTGCAGGACGAAAGGGTGGCAGCTGCTCTCGACCTACCCGACGACACGGTGTTCCTGTCCATCGCGCGGCTGCGCAGTGCCGGCGACACACCCCTGGCCGTGCTGCAGAACTGGCTCCCACCGGGACTCAACGACATCACCCGGGAGCGGCTGGAGGACGAGGGGCTCTATGCGTTGCTACGGGAGCGCGGAGTGCGGCCCGTCGTCGCGCACCAGAGCATCGGCGCCCGGACTCCCACCGCCAAGGAGCGAAAGCATCTCGGCATCCGTGGGCACGAGCCGGTGCTGACCATGTCGCGCAGCGCCTTCGACGCCGCCGGCGCAGCGGTGGAGTTCGGCGACCACTGCTACCGGTCGTCGACGTACACCATCGATGTCATGATCGACGAACGCTGATCGGCTGGCGGCGGTACTGCAGCGACGCGCCGTCGAGTGTGCTCGCATACCGTCTTGCGGACGCCGGCCACAGCGGCAAGATCAGCATCGTGACGGAGGACTGATGCCACACGCTCGCCCCACGCTGGTCGCCGGAGTCGACTCCTCCACCCAGTCGACCAAGGTCGTCGTGTGCGACGCGTCGACCGGTGAGGTCGTCCGCACCGGTCGCGCGCCGCACCCTGACGGCAGCGAGGTCCACCCCGACCGCTGGTGGGAGGCGTTCACCAACGCCACAGCCGGTGGGCTGCTCGACGACGTGGCGGCAATCGCCGTCGGCGGCCAGCAGCATGGGATGTGCGCCCTCGACGAGGTGGGAGCGGTCGTCCGAGATGCGTTGCTGTGGAATGACACCCGCTCGGCGCAAGCATCGCGGGACCTGCTTGGGGAGCTGGGTGGTGCGGCGACCTGGGTGGAGCGTACGGGCTCGGTGCCCGTCCCGAGCTTCACGGTCACCAAGGTCCGGTGGCTGGCCGAGAATGAGCCGGCGAACGCCGCACGGGTCGCCGAGGTCGTCCTGCCCCACGATTGGCTGACCGGTCAGATCCTCAAACAGGGCAACGCATTCCGCGAATATGTGACGGATCGCGGAGATGCCTCGGGCACCGGGTACTTCTCGACAGCCGAGGGCACGTATCTGCTCGACATCCAGGAGCTCGCGTTGGGTCACGGGTTCGTCACGCCTCGAGTACTCGGTCCGTCGGAGGAAGCAGGGAGGACCGACACGGGCGTGATCGTGGGGCCCGGGACAGGTGACAACGCGGCTGCGGCACTCGGGCTCGGGCTGCGCGCAGGTGATGCGGCGGTGTCGCTGGGTACGAGCGGGGCCGTGTTCGCGGACCACTCGTTGCCTGTTCGGGACCTCACGGGCCACGTCGCCGGCTTCGCGAGCGCGACCGGGGGCCACCTGCCACTCGTGTGCACCCTGAACGCGGCGCGCGTCCTGACGGCAGCGGCGCGGCTGCTCGGCACGGACCTGACCGGACTCGACCACCTCGCTCTCTCGGCATCCCCCGGCGCCGGCGGACTGACCTTGCTCCCCTACCTCGACGGGGAGCGCACGCCGAACCTTCCAGACGCGACCGGCACCCTCGGCGGCCTCACTCGCAGCAACGCCACCCCCGAGAACCTCGCCCGCGCCGCGGTGGAAGGCATGTTGGCCAACCTCGTCGCGGGGGTGCAGGATCTGCGCCGCCTCGGGATCCCCGTGGCACGGATCCTGCTCATCGGCGGCGCGTCCGCGTCCGCCGCCGTGCGCGCCATCGCCCCTGACCTGTTCGGAGTGCCGGTGGCCATCCCTGCTGCAGGAGAGTATGTCGGCCTGGGCGCGGCCCGGCAGGCGGCCTGGGTGCTCAGCGGGGCGGACCAACCCCCGGACTGGAAGGTGCGCATCGAGGAAACACTCGAGCCGACGGGGCAGCTCGGGGGCCTGGACGTGCTCGACCGCTACGAAGCTCTGCGGTCCACGCTGCACGGCGCGTAAGGATCAGGCAACAGCCGCGGGCCTTGGCTACACATGGCTACACCCCGGCATGACAGAGGCCCTCTCCCCGAAGGGAAAGGGCCTCTGACCTGCTACTTCGTGGTAGCGGGGGCAGGATTTGAACCTGCGACCTCCGGGTTATGAGCCCGGCGAGCTACCGAGCTGCTCCACCCCGCGTCGGTAGACACCACCTTACGGGAACCCCTGCGCCCGAACCAAATCGGGCTGCGTCAGGCCGGCAGAGCACCTAGGGAGTGGACGTCCCGGAGGGCGCCGGGGTGGTGGTGCTCGGGGACGGCGTGGTGGTGCTCGGGGACGGCGTGGGGGTCACCGTGACCGACCCACCCTTCGGGGCCGCCGCGACCGCGCGCGCGATGGCGTCGGCGAGCTGCTTCTGGGCCGCGCCGTAGGCCGCGAAGTCTCCCGCCTTGAGCGCCTTCTGACCCGCGGCGTAGGCAGCCTGGATGTCGGCCAGCGCCTTGGCCAGCGCCTTCGCGTCAGCCGGTGCGGGCGTCGTCGGAGGCGTCGTCCCGGTCCCTGTGGGCGGTGTGGTCGGCGTCGTCCCGGAGTCCCCGGCGCTCGCACCGGAGTTGCCGCCGAAGAGGCCGTCCAGCGCCCCGTCGAGGGTGTCCGACCAGGCCAGCTTGTCGCCGAACGCCACCACCGTCGCCCGCGAGAGCGGGTAGGCCGACGCACTGTTGGCGCTGACGTAGATCGGCTGCACGTAGAGCAGCCCGCCACCGACGGGCAGGGTCAGCAGGTTGCCCAGCGTGACCCGAGACCCCTGCTGCCTGGCGTTGTTGAGGAACTGCGACAGCGTGAGGCTGGGGCCGAACGCGGGTGAGGTCAGGTTGGACGAGCTGATGTCGTTCTGCACCTGACCCGGTCCCCTGACCTGGCTGTCCTTGGGCAGCGTCAACAGCCGCAGCGTGCCGTAGTCGGAGCTGCGCTGACCCGTCGTGGAGCCGGCGTCCGCATCGACCGCGAGGAAGCCGGACAGGACCTGCCGGTCACCGATCGGCTTGAAGGTCGTCGTCAGGGAGAAGCGCGGCCCGCTCTGGTCGGGCATCTTCAGGGTGAGGTAGTAGGGCGGCTGGACGACGTTGGCCTCCTGGGCCGAGTCCTCCGGAACCTGCCAGAAGTCACCGGCGCCGTAGAAGGAGTCGGCATCGGTCACGTGGTACCGGGTGAGCATCGTGCGCTGCACCTTGAACAGGTCCTCGGGATAGCGCAGGTGCGACATCAGCGAGCCGCTGATGGCGCTCATCGGCAGCACGGTGTTCTTGAACGCCTTGCTCCACGCCTTGAGCAGCGGGTCCTTGTCGTCCCACGAGTACAGCTTCACCGAGCCGTCGTAGGCGTCGACAGTCGCCTTGACCGAGTTGCGGATGTAGTTGACCTGACCGGTGCCGATGGGGCGCACCGACTGCGAGGTCGCGGTGGTGGAGTCGGAGGTGGCGCTGTCGATCTCGGTGAGGCGCGAGTACGGGTAGTCGGCCGTCGTGGTGTAGCCGTCGACGATCCACTGGACCCGGCCGTCCACGACCGCGGGATAGGGGTTGCCGTCGAGGGTCAGCCAAGGAGCGACTCGTTGCACGCGCTCGGTCGGCGAGCGGTGGTCGAGCAGCCGGCTCTTGTCGTTCACGGCGTCGGAGAGCAGGAAGTTCAGCTCGCGGTACTTCAGCGCGTAGGCGGACTTGCGCAGGAAGGAGCTCAGTGGCACCCCACCCTTGCCGGTGTAGGTGTTGTTCTTCTGGCCGGCGATGCTGCTGTCGGGGTAGTCGAACTCACGCGCCCGGGACCCCGCGGCACCGCCGACGATGGAGTACGTGGACGCCTGCTCGCCGAAGTAGATCCGGGGCTCGAACTCGCCGAGCGGTCCCATCTGGGGGATGTTCTGCTCGTAGAAAACAGGCTGGCCGTCGGCGCCCCGCTGGTTGCCGTAGGCGGCCACCACGCCGAAGCCGTGGGTGTAGACGGTGTGGTCGTTGAGCCAGTTGCGCTGGTTCTGCGGCAGGCCGTTGAGGTCGAGCTCACGGACCGCCACCACGGTGTCCTTGACCTTGCCATTGATGTTGTAGCGGTCCACGTCGAGGGCGTCGGGGAACGCGTAGTAGGACTTGACCGACTGGAGCTGCTTGAACGTCGGGGAGACCACGATGGGGTCGACCAGACGGATGCCGGGAATGGTCTCGGCATCGTTGCGCAGCTGTCCCGAGGTCGCCTCCGTCGTGGCGGTGTAGTTCTGGGTGTCGACGTTCGCGATGCCGTAGGCCGCGCGGGTCGCCTTGATGTTGCGGTCGATATAGGGCTGCTCGAGCGACTTCTCCGAGGGACGGACCTTGAACCGCTGGTACACCGCCGGGTAGATGCTGCCGACCACGATCGAGGTGATCACGAGCAGTGCGACCCCGACGATCGGGAGCCGCCACGACCGGGTCCAGATGGAGGCGATGAACAGGCCCACCGTCATCAGCGCGGCAACGGCGAGGATCGCCTTCGTCGGCAGGACGGCGTGCGCGTCGGTGTAGCGGATGCCGGTCAGCAGCGGCGAGTCCTTGGTCGCGAGCGCGTACCGGTCGAACCAGTAGGTCGCCGCCCGGATCAGCACCAGGACGGCCACCAGGATCGCGAGGTGGGTGCGGGCAGCCCTGGAGGTGCGCTCCGCCCGCGCCTGGATCTGCAGTCCGCCGTAGACGTAGTGGGTGAACGCTGCGGCCAGCGTAGCCATCACGAGCACCATGGTCAGGAAGCCCAGGACGAACTGGATCCACGGCAGCGTGAAGACGAAGAACGACAGGTCGAGGTGGAACTGCGCGTCCTTGCTCCCGAACGGAACTCCGTTGCGCCACAACAGGTACGTCTCCCACTGCCCGGCCGCACCCGTGCCCGCCAGCAGTCCCAGCAGGCCGGGGATGGCGAACATCGCCGCGCGCCGCAGAGGCTCGATGGCCTCGCGGTACTGGTCGAGGTTCTGCTGCTGCGGCGTCACCGGCGCATAGATCGGCCGGGTGCGGTAGCCGATCACCAGGCTCGAGGCGACCACACCGGCGGTGAGGACGAAGCCCACGACGAACAGCAGGATCTTGGTCGTCAGCTCGGTGACGAAGACACCCTCGTAGCCCACCGAGTCGAACCACAGCACCTCGGTCCACAGCGAGGCCAGGATCGAGACCAGGAACCCGAGGACCACCAGGATCACGATGGTCGGCACGAGCGGTCCACGGCGCCTGGTAAACGACAGCGACGGGGGTCGGCGTCCACCGGCGCCCGATCCTGCCCCCCGCGGAGTCCCTCCGGGACGGGCGCCACCGGCACCCGGCTCGCCCTGGCCGAACCATTCAGAAGAACTCACGCCACGCCCGATCTGCCGTGCGACCACCCAGCGAGGCCGCCTGCTGTAGTGGGTCCAACTTACCGACCGCCCCAGTGGTTCCCACCCCGATCTGGGACACGTCTCGGCACCAGCTGTGCACCCCCGCTGAACGCCGCCGGCGCTGCTGCTGCCGATGCCCCGGCAGCGCCGCGGGTATGCCGCGTGGCCAGCTCCCCAGCGCCATGCGGCACCATGGGCGCGTGAGCCAGAACTCCCAACCCGTCGCCGACCCGCTGTCCATCGCCGCGCTGGACACCGAGAGGCATGTCGCCGCGGCCGGCTGGGACCAGAACCCCCGCCTGTTCGCCCTCGTCCCCACCGCGGACCTGCTCGAGCGCGAGCCGCACCTGAAGGCCCAGATGCGTGGCTCCGACCTGGCCGAGGGCGCGCTCAGCGCGAT
This region includes:
- a CDS encoding GntR family transcriptional regulator, which encodes MQCPRYSGLVAKQVGVMIDRTSPVPLYHQLAEQLGEAINSGELQPGDPFENEVAIVARLNLSRPTVRRAIQELVDQGLLLRRRGLGTTVAARKVHRRAELTSLWDDLARAGTRPTTKVLSHELVQDERVAAALDLPDDTVFLSIARLRSAGDTPLAVLQNWLPPGLNDITRERLEDEGLYALLRERGVRPVVAHQSIGARTPTAKERKHLGIRGHEPVLTMSRSAFDAAGAAVEFGDHCYRSSTYTIDVMIDER
- a CDS encoding xylulokinase, yielding MPHARPTLVAGVDSSTQSTKVVVCDASTGEVVRTGRAPHPDGSEVHPDRWWEAFTNATAGGLLDDVAAIAVGGQQHGMCALDEVGAVVRDALLWNDTRSAQASRDLLGELGGAATWVERTGSVPVPSFTVTKVRWLAENEPANAARVAEVVLPHDWLTGQILKQGNAFREYVTDRGDASGTGYFSTAEGTYLLDIQELALGHGFVTPRVLGPSEEAGRTDTGVIVGPGTGDNAAAALGLGLRAGDAAVSLGTSGAVFADHSLPVRDLTGHVAGFASATGGHLPLVCTLNAARVLTAAARLLGTDLTGLDHLALSASPGAGGLTLLPYLDGERTPNLPDATGTLGGLTRSNATPENLARAAVEGMLANLVAGVQDLRRLGIPVARILLIGGASASAAVRAIAPDLFGVPVAIPAAGEYVGLGAARQAAWVLSGADQPPDWKVRIEETLEPTGQLGGLDVLDRYEALRSTLHGA
- a CDS encoding UPF0182 family protein; amino-acid sequence: MPTIVILVVLGFLVSILASLWTEVLWFDSVGYEGVFVTELTTKILLFVVGFVLTAGVVASSLVIGYRTRPIYAPVTPQQQNLDQYREAIEPLRRAAMFAIPGLLGLLAGTGAAGQWETYLLWRNGVPFGSKDAQFHLDLSFFVFTLPWIQFVLGFLTMVLVMATLAAAFTHYVYGGLQIQARAERTSRAARTHLAILVAVLVLIRAATYWFDRYALATKDSPLLTGIRYTDAHAVLPTKAILAVAALMTVGLFIASIWTRSWRLPIVGVALLVITSIVVGSIYPAVYQRFKVRPSEKSLEQPYIDRNIKATRAAYGIANVDTQNYTATTEATSGQLRNDAETIPGIRLVDPIVVSPTFKQLQSVKSYYAFPDALDVDRYNINGKVKDTVVAVRELDLNGLPQNQRNWLNDHTVYTHGFGVVAAYGNQRGADGQPVFYEQNIPQMGPLGEFEPRIYFGEQASTYSIVGGAAGSRAREFDYPDSSIAGQKNNTYTGKGGVPLSSFLRKSAYALKYRELNFLLSDAVNDKSRLLDHRSPTERVQRVAPWLTLDGNPYPAVVDGRVQWIVDGYTTTADYPYSRLTEIDSATSDSTTATSQSVRPIGTGQVNYIRNSVKATVDAYDGSVKLYSWDDKDPLLKAWSKAFKNTVLPMSAISGSLMSHLRYPEDLFKVQRTMLTRYHVTDADSFYGAGDFWQVPEDSAQEANVVQPPYYLTLKMPDQSGPRFSLTTTFKPIGDRQVLSGFLAVDADAGSTTGQRSSDYGTLRLLTLPKDSQVRGPGQVQNDISSSNLTSPAFGPSLTLSQFLNNARQQGSRVTLGNLLTLPVGGGLLYVQPIYVSANSASAYPLSRATVVAFGDKLAWSDTLDGALDGLFGGNSGASAGDSGTTPTTPPTGTGTTPPTTPAPADAKALAKALADIQAAYAAGQKALKAGDFAAYGAAQKQLADAIARAVAAAPKGGSVTVTPTPSPSTTTPSPSTTTPAPSGTSTP